The sequence TGATATATATAATGATTTTTTAAAAATTTTAAATGAAAAGGTTATTAATAGAGGAAAAGAGAAATTTTTGCTTCAAAAGGTTTCCGAGCAAAGAAATAGAGCAAAGAAATATAGAGATTCAATATATAAAATTGAACCTAATATCAAAGAAGGTAAAGGTGGCGTTAGGGACGTAAATACTATCTATTGGATTTCAAAAACCCTTTACAATGATAACACGCTTAGAAATCTGATAAATGCGGGAATTATAGATATTTCAGACTATGACGAGCTTGTTGAATCAGCAGAGCTTATACACAGAATAAGGATAGAGATTCACTATTTTCATAATCGAAAATATGATGTTTTGAGCATAGACAGCCAACCAAATATTGCTGAAATACTTGGATATATAAATACGTCAAGTATGCTTGCGGTTGAAGTATTTTTAATGGATTACTACAAAGCTGCCAGAAAAATTAGGGATATAAGTCGAAAAGTAATAGATAATACGATTGTTAAATTTATTTTTAAAGATAGGACATCAAAGTCTGTCAAAAGTATTGCCACCGACCTTTTTAAATATGAAAATTTTATTACAACAAACAATAAAGCGTATTTTTTAGATAATCATAAAAATATTTTGTATGTGTTTTACTATGCAGCTCAATACTCCCTGAGGCTGTCAGAGTCCTTGAAAGAGCTTTTGGAAGAGAGTCTTTATCTTATTTCGGATAGCTTTGTTAAAAAATATGGTGAAGTCTTTCTTAAAATTATTTCAAAAACACCTTACTCTTCCAAAATATTAACACTCATGGCTGATACAGGGGTTTTACAAAAGTTTATACCAGAATTTGATAAAATAGTGTGTAAACCGCAATTTGATATGTACCATCACTATACTGTTGATGAGCATACGATATTGGCAGTAGGCTACATCGATAAACTTCATGATGCCCTGCCGTCCCAATATGCAGATTACCAAGATGAATTTAAAAAGCTGGAAAGGAAAGATTTGCTGATTCTTGCCATACTATTGCACGATATCGGAAAAGGGCAGGGGAAAAACCACTCTATTGTAGGGGCTAAAATGTCTAAGATAATCTGCAAAAGGTTGGGTATGAATATGGATGATACGGACACTATTTATAACCTTGTTGAGCAACATCTTTTGATGAGCCATATTTCACAGCGAAGAGATATTTATGACATTGAAGTTATTGAACATTTTATAAGCCATCTAAATAATAAAGAAGAGTTAAGATTGTTGTTTCTCTTAACTTATGCGGATATGAATGCCGTAGGCGGTAATTTATTTAATGAATGGAAAAATTCATTATTAAAAGAATTATTCAAGAGGGCATATTATCAATTTGACCAGGATGACATTCAGACAGAGTTTAAAAATATTGTAGAGAGCAAGAAGAAGAGACTGTTGGAAAGGGTTGCGGGGGATGCTGAGCTTCTTTCCATCTTCAGTATACTTGAAGATGATTATATATTTTCCAACAAAATAAAACATATCCACAGACACATTAAGATGGCTTCAAGTCTTAAAGACAATATCTCTTTGGTAGAATATGCCGTAAGAAAGGATATTCACGCAATAAACATTATGGTTTGTACAAAAGACAAGGCGGGTATTTTAAAAAAGCTTGTAGGCGCTATTGCTTATATGGGTTTTAATATTTTAGGGGCACAAATATATACTT comes from Deferrivibrio essentukiensis and encodes:
- the glnD gene encoding [protein-PII] uridylyltransferase is translated as MKSLSTIDIKSLKSKFWHRWESIKENRQNTRISWQIMGMLASLCDDTVKEIYNLIDNHSENICLLAIGGYARQEMAPYSDIDILILHRKALSDSDKDLINIFTTTLWDLKLQPGIQIKELSEITDAALEDEVVKTSFLDNRFLIGEVDIYNDFLKILNEKVINRGKEKFLLQKVSEQRNRAKKYRDSIYKIEPNIKEGKGGVRDVNTIYWISKTLYNDNTLRNLINAGIIDISDYDELVESAELIHRIRIEIHYFHNRKYDVLSIDSQPNIAEILGYINTSSMLAVEVFLMDYYKAARKIRDISRKVIDNTIVKFIFKDRTSKSVKSIATDLFKYENFITTNNKAYFLDNHKNILYVFYYAAQYSLRLSESLKELLEESLYLISDSFVKKYGEVFLKIISKTPYSSKILTLMADTGVLQKFIPEFDKIVCKPQFDMYHHYTVDEHTILAVGYIDKLHDALPSQYADYQDEFKKLERKDLLILAILLHDIGKGQGKNHSIVGAKMSKIICKRLGMNMDDTDTIYNLVEQHLLMSHISQRRDIYDIEVIEHFISHLNNKEELRLLFLLTYADMNAVGGNLFNEWKNSLLKELFKRAYYQFDQDDIQTEFKNIVESKKKRLLERVAGDAELLSIFSILEDDYIFSNKIKHIHRHIKMASSLKDNISLVEYAVRKDIHAINIMVCTKDKAGILKKLVGAIAYMGFNILGAQIYTFGKNIAVDTFQVSLENVDLEQVEATMDRLKSTIDSILLSKKDIDSLLQKSRANIFGKKKLQHHLNSKVNLDNEISSQYSVIDVFAYDYKGLLYDILKIFEENGIYVQNAKISTDVDRVVDSFAVTDLNGNKLSDNLFQEKIKPLILSKLESPNKTNESC